One segment of Mobula birostris isolate sMobBir1 chromosome 29, sMobBir1.hap1, whole genome shotgun sequence DNA contains the following:
- the LOC140190163 gene encoding scavenger receptor cysteine-rich type 1 protein M130-like, with amino-acid sequence MARSVELNIPVSETPKNTVISSLNVIPEPNIRLVGGSDRCSGRVEVWHSARWGTVCDDGWSTDDAKVVCSQLGCPPAAAAISGARFGQGSGNIWMDGVACNGNESALGECSFRGWGIHNCSHRLDAGVNCTEPEIRLVGGSHRCSGRVEVRYNAQWGTVCDDGWSTEDAKVVCNELGCPSAAAAIPRAHFGQGSGNIWMDDVACNGNESALGECSFRGWGSHNCAHREDAGVICSEEAEGLAAAATDP; translated from the exons ATGGCCAGGAGCGTGGAATTGAACATACCTGTAAGCGAAACTCCAAAAAATACAGTAATTTCTTCTTTGAATGTCATTCCAGAGCCCAATATAAGGCTGGTAGGCGGCAGCGATCGTTGTTCAGGGAGAGTGGAGGTGTGGCACAGTGCACGATGGGGAACGGTATGTGACGATGGATGGAGCACTGACGACGCCAAGGTTGTCTGCAGTCAGTTGGGCTGTCCCCCTGCCGCAGCAGCAATCTCGGGGGCACGCTTCGGGCAAGGCAGCGGGAATATCTGGATGGATGGTGTTGCGTGCAATGGAAATGAATCCGCCCTTGGGGAATGTTCCTTCCGAGGATGGGGAATTCATAACTGCAGTCACAGATTGGATGCGGGAGTGAATTGTACAG AGCCCGAAATAAGGCTGGTAGGTGGCAGCCATCGTTGTTCAGGGAGAGTGGAGGTGCGGTACAATGCACAGTGGGGAACGGTATGCGACGATGGATGGAGCACTGAAGACGCCAAGGTTGTCTGCAATGAGTTAGGTTGTCCCTCTGCTGCAGCAGCAATACCGCGGGCACATTTCGGGCAAGGCAGCGGGAATATCTGGATGGATGATGTTGCGTGCAATGGAAATGAATCCGCCCTTGGGGAATGTTCCTTCCGAGGATGGGGGAGTCATAACTGTGCTCACAGAGAGGATGCAGGAGTGATTTGTTCAGAAG aaGCCGAAGGTCTTGCAGCTGCTGCTACTGATCCATAG